The genomic stretch TTCTATAAGCTTCTGCTTCAAACTCATTTGCTCCATATTTTTCTGCTATACTGGCTGCGATCCAAACTTCGTCAGGCGGAACATTATTGTCAATTTCTATTTTAAAATGTGTTTTTACTTTTACTTTTTTGTCTCCTTCTTGTTTTATTGTTTGTAATGTTAATAAATTATCTAGTCCTAATTCCTCTTTTAACTTCTGATTTATCTTCGCAATGGGCAAAGCTTTTCCTTCTTTTTCTCCCTGGATTGGTTGAATTTGATCAGATACTTTCACTTTTACTTTCTTTATTTTTGGTTCTTTTGTTTGTGGATCAGATATAACAATTTTAAAGTCTGGCAAGTTAATATCCCTTGGTAAGGTAAATTAGAATACAAGTATTTAAAATCGAAGTACATAAAATACGTATGTATGGAGTGTTATTGGTCCTACACGGTAGTAAAATTAAAGAATGGCAAGATGTTGCAGTTCAATACG from Sulfolobus sp. S-194 encodes the following:
- a CDS encoding 30S ribosomal protein S6e: MPDFKIVISDPQTKEPKIKKVKVKVSDQIQPIQGEKEGKALPIAKINQKLKEELGLDNLLTLQTIKQEGDKKVKVKTHFKIEIDNNVPPDEVWIAASIAEKYGANEFEAEAYRTKSFQLSIDQSKLSNIIGAKIGDLIELNVSGIPLKVKITGGSDNSGFPMRYDVPGGAKRKILLSGPPGFYPEEDGMRRKKTVRGNMITQDIVQINTIIIR